The Fibrobacter sp. UWB2 genome window below encodes:
- a CDS encoding MFS transporter: protein MWKVKGSIRFFLSILATAFVQAGVFIYAQKILSGSFFAKDGIIWQNFMLQIFFLAPYVLMVFFAGFFTNKFSKNKVMAWSSLMMTLFVIAQSVLVTVDYPRIAFWLSIGLSCGFAIHSAAKYAIIKEMFGVRNLSYANAFLQIFSISGIIAASWLAIVGVNLINLDQLVSYEAVRRITEKSVVIPWILTAVSVLGTVANFMIPRVKFEDLNVSIDKVKRHLSLGFRVPTLRASIIALSMFWALAQVFVLTYQDVSGSSTVNMMQDYMSFAIVGLMVGTIVAAHFSKDFIESGFVPLGMFGASICMFLVPFLVHPVALVLLYSLTGFFGGLILVPVNALLQYNTRPNNSGSVIALANLIQAVVLVAFLFVFTMMVRNTDVRPQNYFIGLAVISVGVFVWSISNLPQAMLRTLLRFVFSRYRIRVLNVQNIPNEGPILLVGNHHSFIDWAMVQMASPRPLCIASNKDHFDKWYLRAVLKRLGMIRIDNRNPKVAMDKIHAALLAGKAVVIFPSGEVSKSPHVEPFTIDYSSAVDGTKAQVIPFYIQGLWGSNYSYSSSNMFGASAERSVTVAFGEALPANTPPNEIRAVIRRISIDAWNYAVSFVHPIADSWIRTYKKYVKNGPAIYSPDGAHFSGYKLMGAVMAFRGYLKKTLGKNEQNVGIMLPPSPAGVIVNLALWVIGKTNVNLNYTSSVDNVKFCCDRAECSTVITSRQFVQKLKGRGNDYSQIASDKVRLLYAEDIMKEIPKVKIAAFLVLCMIMPSWLIRFVFVKRRAMDDNAVIVFSSGSEGTPKGVELTQRNLMGNIQQLACILNVSRGDVMLSELPLFHSFGLTVTTLLNLTEGCPIVAVADPTDVKTMSRVCAEFQVTFLVATPTFLRAFTVSRYVHPLMFKSVRIIIAGAEALRPELATAFRLKFGKEIYEGYGCTETAPVASVNTENTLFDDYTTLQVNNKPGTVGPALPGTQFLIVDPETNEELPTGEAGMILIGGCQVMKGYLKDEDRTKSVIVQKDGIRYYRTGDKGYLDEDGFLTIVDRYSRFAKLGGEMISLGAVEKKIQDTPVLQGCDYVVTAIPDATKGEKIVLLYQGEKDPKDVLSELRASGMPPLMLPSAAFNVDVMPKLGSGKADFVAAKKMAKELVEKK from the coding sequence ATGTGGAAAGTTAAAGGTTCTATAAGATTCTTCTTATCAATCCTTGCAACAGCTTTTGTTCAGGCGGGTGTGTTTATTTACGCCCAAAAAATTCTGTCGGGATCGTTCTTTGCCAAAGACGGTATCATCTGGCAGAACTTCATGCTTCAAATCTTCTTCCTCGCGCCATACGTGTTGATGGTGTTCTTTGCGGGGTTCTTCACCAATAAGTTCTCGAAGAACAAGGTGATGGCTTGGTCGTCACTCATGATGACGCTATTTGTGATAGCGCAGTCGGTCTTGGTGACGGTCGATTACCCGCGAATCGCATTCTGGCTCTCGATAGGCCTGAGCTGCGGTTTTGCCATCCACAGTGCGGCAAAGTACGCCATTATCAAGGAAATGTTCGGCGTGCGCAATTTGAGCTACGCGAACGCTTTCCTCCAGATATTTAGTATTAGCGGTATTATCGCGGCATCCTGGCTTGCGATTGTCGGCGTGAACCTGATCAACCTCGATCAGCTCGTTTCTTACGAAGCCGTGCGTCGCATTACGGAAAAGTCCGTCGTGATTCCGTGGATTTTGACGGCAGTGAGCGTGCTCGGTACGGTTGCAAACTTCATGATTCCGCGTGTGAAGTTCGAAGACTTGAACGTGAGCATTGACAAGGTCAAGCGCCATTTGAGTCTCGGTTTCCGCGTGCCTACGCTCCGTGCGTCCATCATCGCCCTTTCGATGTTCTGGGCTTTGGCTCAGGTGTTCGTGTTGACTTACCAGGACGTGTCCGGTTCTTCGACCGTGAACATGATGCAGGACTATATGTCGTTTGCAATTGTGGGTCTCATGGTCGGAACGATTGTGGCTGCGCACTTCTCCAAGGACTTTATTGAATCTGGTTTTGTGCCGCTTGGCATGTTTGGTGCCTCGATCTGCATGTTCCTCGTGCCGTTTCTTGTACATCCGGTTGCACTTGTGCTTCTTTACTCCTTGACCGGTTTCTTTGGCGGTCTCATCTTGGTGCCGGTGAATGCGCTTTTGCAGTATAACACGCGTCCGAATAACTCCGGTTCCGTGATTGCTCTTGCGAACTTGATTCAGGCTGTGGTGCTTGTGGCGTTCCTATTTGTGTTCACGATGATGGTCCGCAACACCGATGTCCGTCCGCAGAACTACTTCATTGGCCTTGCCGTGATTTCTGTGGGTGTGTTCGTCTGGTCGATTTCCAACTTGCCGCAGGCAATGCTCCGTACGCTTTTACGTTTTGTGTTCAGCCGCTATAGAATCCGCGTGTTGAACGTTCAGAACATCCCGAACGAAGGCCCGATTCTCTTGGTCGGTAACCACCACAGCTTTATTGACTGGGCTATGGTGCAGATGGCATCTCCGCGTCCGCTTTGCATTGCAAGTAACAAGGACCATTTCGACAAGTGGTATTTGCGCGCTGTGCTCAAGCGCTTGGGCATGATCCGTATTGATAACCGCAATCCCAAGGTTGCGATGGACAAGATTCATGCAGCCCTCCTCGCAGGTAAGGCTGTCGTGATTTTCCCGTCGGGCGAAGTTTCCAAGTCTCCGCACGTGGAACCGTTTACGATTGATTATTCTTCTGCTGTCGATGGTACGAAGGCTCAGGTGATTCCGTTCTACATCCAGGGCTTGTGGGGCTCTAACTATAGCTATAGCTCTTCGAACATGTTCGGTGCTTCGGCTGAACGTTCTGTGACGGTCGCCTTTGGTGAAGCTCTCCCGGCGAACACGCCGCCTAACGAAATCCGTGCTGTTATCCGCCGTATTTCTATTGACGCCTGGAACTATGCGGTTTCGTTTGTGCACCCGATTGCCGATAGCTGGATCCGCACTTACAAAAAGTATGTGAAGAACGGCCCTGCTATTTACAGCCCGGATGGCGCTCACTTCTCGGGTTACAAGCTGATGGGCGCTGTGATGGCGTTCCGTGGCTACCTCAAGAAGACGCTTGGCAAGAATGAACAGAACGTGGGCATTATGCTCCCGCCGAGCCCTGCGGGCGTGATTGTGAACCTCGCTCTCTGGGTAATTGGCAAGACGAATGTGAACTTGAACTATACGTCTTCTGTTGATAACGTGAAGTTCTGCTGCGATCGCGCTGAATGCTCAACCGTGATTACGAGCCGCCAGTTTGTGCAAAAGCTGAAAGGCCGTGGTAACGATTACTCGCAGATTGCTTCGGACAAGGTGCGCTTGCTCTATGCCGAAGACATCATGAAGGAAATCCCGAAGGTTAAGATTGCTGCTTTCCTCGTGCTTTGCATGATTATGCCGAGCTGGCTGATTCGCTTTGTGTTTGTGAAGCGCCGTGCCATGGATGATAATGCTGTTATCGTGTTTAGCTCTGGTTCTGAAGGTACGCCGAAGGGTGTGGAACTTACGCAGCGCAACTTGATGGGTAACATCCAGCAGCTTGCCTGTATTTTGAACGTGAGCCGTGGTGACGTGATGCTCTCGGAACTCCCTCTGTTCCATAGCTTTGGCCTTACGGTGACGACGCTTTTGAACCTTACGGAAGGCTGCCCGATTGTGGCAGTGGCTGACCCGACCGATGTGAAGACGATGTCTCGCGTTTGTGCGGAATTCCAGGTGACGTTCCTTGTGGCAACGCCGACGTTCCTCCGCGCCTTTACGGTGAGCCGCTATGTGCACCCGTTGATGTTTAAGTCTGTGCGTATCATTATCGCTGGTGCTGAAGCGCTCCGTCCGGAACTTGCAACGGCATTCCGCCTCAAGTTCGGTAAGGAAATTTACGAAGGTTACGGCTGTACCGAAACGGCTCCGGTGGCCTCGGTCAATACCGAAAATACGTTGTTTGATGACTATACCACGTTGCAGGTGAACAACAAGCCGGGGACGGTGGGTCCTGCGCTCCCGGGTACGCAGTTCTTGATTGTCGATCCTGAAACAAACGAAGAACTCCCGACTGGTGAAGCGGGCATGATTCTCATTGGCGGTTGCCAGGTGATGAAGGGTTACCTCAAGGATGAAGACCGCACGAAGAGTGTGATTGTCCAGAAGGATGGCATACGCTATTACCGCACGGGTGACAAGGGCTATCTCGATGAAGACGGCTTCCTTACGATTGTGGACCGCTATAGCCGCTTTGCAAAGCTCGGCGGTGAAATGATTAGCCTTGGTGCAGTCGAAAAGAAGATTCAGGATACGCCTGTTTTGCAGGGTTGCGATTACGTTGTTACGGCAATCCCGGATGCCACCAAGGGTGAAAAGATTGTTCTTTTGTACCAGGGCGAAAAGGATCCGAAGGATGTGCTCTCGGAATTGCGTGCAAGCGGCATGCCGCCTCTCATGCTCCCGTCCGCTGCGTTTAACGTAGATGTGATGCCGAAGCTTGGTTCTGGCAAGGCTGACTTTGTGGCCGCAAAGAAGATGGCGAAGGAACTGGTGGAGAAGAAGTAA
- a CDS encoding DUF6055 domain-containing protein, producing the protein MKFTQIVCAMVVASFADVTWVPQCEDNGFTLIRSSEHFEVCKKPKTDDGAANNVSISTSDAEGVLQSLEKVYSFYIDSLGWMLPFPKSSDKKLKSNIYVFDNSVMAALYGGQDYVKGLNNEFGPGMWIGVGSLKDYWGTSHEFAHGLQGVAGWMGNNSHSGWFAESHANWMAHQYNPNDAHCSEYLINYPYLYYGSTRDRYCNWQFLEHLKEEFGGGYKGAHEVNRIWMESIRDGEDGRMEQTPFSAMMMVYGWSLEQLNEQFGKFAMKNATLEYAPAKKSLYKKSYGDYEFKTRRDASWGDNYRRHTRVTMLNKMECDGSGNSDGNAAVEDCANRYISPSYWAPQRWGYNLVRIYPDSAGKVTVKFRGIVQEKPTVNGYTCFGDNTDYYKGKTYKWCNYAPDKLPDPASGWTVGLVAEGADGTPRYSEMKHGTGFNLEIETKANDKALWLAVTATPTEMQTILWDQFYYSIYRYPYMIEVVNGAPEGYTKDFWKPAGFNGTTASGYTQHSNGGGWVSNKAKVAATAYVGPDAVVNGGTISGNARIEDFAVVNGGTISGNAVVRGRALVTAGTISDDAVLEDDAWLVSGTISGKAKVGALSLIVNSTVTDNAQVYGVMWAVNGKKLSGTAQLRGDLENNFDKEISKGIFYGMVDNGMLGNANYGANLTTPPTDATASIENAKWYAVADDSTQTDPGPTGIVSRVASLQLSDVNETYDVFDLNGKHLGFAKVTPSEWNALGNKSLQKTLRASGFNAGMYIVRAKRSHRLVRVNVR; encoded by the coding sequence ATGAAATTTACGCAGATAGTCTGTGCTATGGTCGTTGCGTCGTTTGCCGACGTGACTTGGGTCCCGCAGTGTGAAGATAATGGCTTTACGCTGATTCGTTCTTCAGAACATTTTGAAGTTTGTAAAAAGCCAAAGACCGACGATGGTGCGGCGAATAATGTTTCAATCTCGACTTCTGATGCCGAGGGTGTGCTCCAGTCGCTAGAAAAGGTGTATTCGTTCTACATCGATTCGCTCGGCTGGATGTTGCCGTTCCCGAAAAGTTCGGATAAAAAGCTCAAGAGCAACATTTACGTGTTCGACAACTCTGTGATGGCGGCACTTTACGGCGGCCAGGATTACGTGAAGGGACTGAATAACGAATTTGGCCCCGGCATGTGGATTGGCGTTGGTTCCCTCAAGGATTATTGGGGGACATCGCACGAGTTTGCGCATGGTTTGCAGGGCGTTGCCGGCTGGATGGGCAACAACAGCCATTCGGGATGGTTCGCCGAGAGCCACGCGAATTGGATGGCGCACCAGTACAATCCAAATGACGCTCATTGCTCGGAATATCTGATAAATTATCCGTATTTGTATTACGGTTCCACGCGCGACCGTTATTGCAACTGGCAATTCTTGGAACACCTCAAAGAAGAGTTTGGCGGTGGCTACAAGGGAGCACACGAAGTCAACCGCATTTGGATGGAATCAATTCGCGATGGGGAAGATGGCCGCATGGAGCAGACTCCGTTTAGCGCGATGATGATGGTCTATGGCTGGTCGCTGGAACAGTTGAATGAACAGTTCGGAAAGTTCGCCATGAAAAACGCGACGCTTGAATACGCTCCGGCAAAAAAGAGTTTGTACAAAAAATCCTATGGCGATTATGAATTTAAGACGCGTCGTGACGCAAGCTGGGGCGACAATTACCGTAGGCATACGCGTGTGACCATGCTGAACAAGATGGAGTGTGATGGTTCTGGTAATTCGGATGGGAACGCCGCGGTCGAGGATTGCGCAAACCGCTATATTTCGCCGAGCTACTGGGCTCCGCAGCGTTGGGGCTACAACCTTGTACGCATTTATCCGGATTCGGCAGGGAAGGTGACGGTCAAGTTCCGTGGAATTGTGCAGGAAAAGCCGACGGTTAATGGTTACACTTGCTTTGGCGATAACACAGACTATTACAAAGGTAAAACTTATAAATGGTGCAATTATGCTCCGGACAAATTGCCGGATCCTGCATCGGGTTGGACGGTTGGCTTGGTCGCGGAAGGTGCTGATGGCACGCCGCGATACAGCGAAATGAAACATGGTACAGGTTTTAATCTTGAAATCGAAACGAAGGCGAATGACAAGGCTTTGTGGCTTGCGGTGACGGCGACTCCGACCGAAATGCAGACGATTTTGTGGGACCAGTTCTATTACAGCATTTATCGCTATCCGTACATGATTGAAGTTGTGAACGGCGCGCCTGAAGGTTATACGAAAGATTTCTGGAAGCCTGCTGGATTTAATGGAACGACTGCTTCGGGATATACGCAACATAGCAATGGCGGTGGCTGGGTCAGTAACAAGGCGAAAGTGGCGGCTACCGCTTATGTGGGGCCCGATGCTGTCGTGAACGGCGGTACGATTTCTGGGAATGCCCGCATTGAAGATTTTGCGGTCGTGAATGGCGGAACGATTAGCGGTAACGCCGTGGTGCGCGGGCGCGCTCTTGTGACAGCAGGCACGATTAGCGATGATGCTGTGCTTGAAGACGATGCCTGGCTTGTAAGCGGAACGATTAGTGGCAAGGCTAAAGTCGGTGCGCTTTCGCTGATTGTGAATTCTACCGTGACCGACAACGCACAGGTCTATGGCGTGATGTGGGCGGTAAATGGCAAGAAACTTTCCGGCACGGCTCAGCTTCGCGGCGACCTCGAAAACAACTTCGATAAGGAAATCTCAAAGGGAATTTTCTACGGCATGGTCGATAATGGAATGCTTGGCAATGCAAATTACGGTGCAAACCTCACGACGCCCCCGACCGATGCGACCGCAAGCATAGAAAATGCCAAGTGGTACGCCGTTGCGGATGATTCCACGCAGACTGATCCGGGGCCAACAGGAATTGTTTCTAGGGTGGCTTCGCTCCAGTTGAGTGACGTGAATGAAACATATGATGTGTTCGATTTGAATGGAAAACATCTTGGTTTTGCGAAAGTAACGCCCTCTGAATGGAATGCGCTTGGCAACAAATCTTTACAAAAAACGCTTCGTGCATCAGGATTCAACGCTGGAATGTATATTGTTCGTGCAAAACGTTCGCACCGCCTGGTTCGTGTAAATGTGCGTTAA